The following are encoded in a window of Pseudalgibacter alginicilyticus genomic DNA:
- a CDS encoding universal stress protein, with translation MKNILLPTDFSINSWNAIKYAIHLFKNETCNFYLLYVHKLSNTIVVNHSYAYANDTVLDDVHAKPATIKLHNILKQITKHFPINSNHKFYTLYDNNFFIESIRKHVKEKKIDIIVIGTKGASALKKIIVGSNTSDVITKVKCTTIAVPENTKYAKPKEIAFPTDFSLNYDMRMLQPLSDILDKHNPALNILNVSKSKTDLNAEQKQNTELLDDYFSYVNHSFHYVTNSNIENAIQCFIENRHIDMICMMAKNLNYFQQILFHNKVKEINYHTEIPFLILHEKN, from the coding sequence ATGAAAAATATACTACTTCCCACAGATTTTTCAATAAACTCATGGAATGCTATTAAATATGCTATCCATTTATTTAAAAATGAAACCTGTAACTTTTACTTACTTTACGTTCATAAGTTAAGTAATACCATAGTAGTAAATCATTCATATGCATACGCAAATGACACCGTACTAGACGATGTTCATGCAAAACCAGCTACAATAAAACTTCATAATATCTTAAAGCAAATTACAAAACACTTTCCTATTAATAGCAACCATAAATTTTATACACTTTACGATAATAACTTCTTTATTGAATCTATTAGAAAACATGTTAAAGAAAAAAAAATAGATATTATTGTTATTGGCACTAAAGGAGCATCTGCATTAAAAAAAATTATAGTGGGTAGCAATACAAGTGATGTTATCACCAAAGTAAAATGTACTACCATAGCAGTTCCTGAAAACACAAAGTATGCAAAACCAAAAGAAATAGCCTTTCCAACTGACTTTTCATTAAATTACGATATGCGTATGCTACAACCTCTTTCAGATATTTTGGATAAACACAACCCTGCACTCAACATACTAAATGTTAGTAAAAGTAAAACAGATTTAAATGCTGAACAAAAACAAAACACAGAGTTATTAGATGATTATTTTAGTTATGTAAATCATAGTTTTCACTATGTAACAAACTCAAATATAGAAAACGCTATACAGTGTTTTATTGAAAATAGACATATAGATATGATTTGTATGATGGCAAAAAACTTAAACTATTTTCAACAAATTCTGTTTCATAATAAAGTTAAAGAAATAAACTATCATACAGAAATTCCTTTTCTCATATTACACGAAAAAAATTAA
- a CDS encoding response regulator produces the protein MKTILLIEDDVVLRDCTSDLLELSNYKVIKASNGKIGVKLAKKKLPDIIVCDIMMPELDGYGVLKKLTNNKTTKCIPFIFLSAKTEFNDVRKGMNLGADDYISKPFAIKDLVDAIESRLAKVAILQELATENNKLKKTLVDDEIKTLNDLKNFFDDNGTVFTFNKDEIIYRQGDHTNYIYLINKGAVKCHQIQEQGKELVTALYKEDDLFGYTSFTKKTPHDETVTAIEDVELTGVSSIEFNKILNNNHKLSLELMQLLSDDLINIKSQLLEKAYASVNRKTAATILKFAEKLNRKPEDPIKISRNDLANVAGIATETLIRALTEFKKQGIIKAEGRNIKVLDIEKLKNIN, from the coding sequence ATGAAAACAATTTTACTTATTGAAGATGATGTCGTTTTAAGAGATTGTACTTCAGATCTTTTAGAATTATCCAACTATAAAGTTATAAAAGCTTCAAATGGAAAAATAGGTGTTAAACTGGCTAAAAAAAAATTACCCGATATTATTGTTTGTGATATCATGATGCCAGAATTAGATGGTTACGGAGTTCTAAAAAAACTTACAAATAACAAAACAACAAAGTGTATTCCTTTTATATTCTTATCTGCTAAAACAGAATTTAATGATGTTAGAAAAGGGATGAATTTGGGTGCAGATGATTATATAAGTAAACCCTTTGCTATAAAGGACCTTGTAGATGCCATAGAAAGCCGTTTAGCCAAAGTGGCTATTCTACAAGAATTGGCTACAGAAAACAACAAACTAAAAAAAACATTGGTTGATGATGAAATAAAAACCCTAAACGACTTAAAAAACTTTTTTGACGACAACGGCACAGTTTTTACGTTTAATAAAGATGAAATTATTTACCGCCAAGGCGATCATACCAATTACATTTACTTAATAAATAAAGGTGCTGTTAAGTGCCACCAAATACAAGAACAAGGCAAAGAACTTGTAACAGCGCTTTATAAAGAAGATGATTTATTTGGGTATACCTCTTTTACAAAAAAAACACCTCATGATGAAACCGTTACGGCTATAGAAGATGTTGAATTAACAGGTGTTTCTTCAATAGAATTTAATAAAATACTAAATAACAATCATAAATTATCTCTTGAACTTATGCAGCTATTGTCTGATGACCTTATAAATATAAAGAGTCAGTTATTAGAAAAAGCCTATGCTTCAGTTAATAGAAAAACAGCAGCCACAATTTTAAAATTTGCTGAAAAATTAAACAGAAAACCTGAAGACCCAATAAAAATTTCCAGAAATGATTTAGCAAATGTTGCAGGGATAGCAACAGAAACACTTATACGCGCATTAACAGAATTTAAAAAACAAGGTATTATAAAAGCGGAAGGAAGAAATATAAAAGTATTAGACATTGAAAAATTAAAAAATATAAATTAG